Proteins encoded in a region of the Streptomyces sp. NBC_00310 genome:
- a CDS encoding SUKH-3 domain-containing protein — protein sequence MSLIRFDLLSEDLLGALIASGWSAGRKVEAGQWVNPLEGEGYRSHPLAEEILAAVGGLSIEPVNRVGPNFNNDEPYNFDPFAAGSGQRDLATEVEGVLGGEYFPIGEWLSYSSVFVEAGGRVVAAGMGWIWELGSTFEDSLELAVCANRPLICLHSDPGLDPWPRSDSC from the coding sequence ATGTCCCTGATTCGCTTCGACTTGCTCAGCGAGGATCTGCTTGGGGCGCTTATTGCGTCCGGATGGAGCGCTGGCAGGAAGGTTGAAGCTGGCCAATGGGTGAATCCGTTGGAGGGCGAAGGGTACCGATCCCACCCATTGGCAGAGGAAATCCTCGCGGCGGTGGGAGGACTCTCAATCGAGCCGGTCAATCGAGTTGGCCCGAACTTCAACAATGACGAGCCCTACAATTTCGATCCCTTCGCCGCTGGATCAGGGCAGCGTGATCTAGCAACAGAAGTGGAGGGTGTTCTCGGTGGGGAGTATTTCCCTATCGGTGAATGGCTTAGTTATTCAAGCGTATTCGTCGAAGCTGGAGGGAGGGTGGTTGCTGCTGGTATGGGTTGGATTTGGGAGCTTGGTTCCACCTTCGAAGACTCCCTGGAATTGGCAGTCTGCGCGAATCGTCCACTGATCTGTCTGCACTCCGATCCGGGACTCGATCCTTGGCCGAGATCTGATTCTTGTTAG
- a CDS encoding IS4 family transposase, whose product MPQNSVSVSSGATALDVYAPGHLGELTEIIDPELVDAVLEDTGVRTQRLRLLPARVVVYFVLALAFFERSSYQAVWAKLTAGLGSVPVPRPCPSSLARARRRLGSGPLRHLFSILAGPVADHRQSCAFYQGLRLVAVDGTTLSAPDEEAVTWHFRKHIGRVRSFGYPLVRLVALVECGTRALVDAVFGPDDVGELAYARRLLGHLDPSMLLLADAYYDAFDFLEAVQDTGARFVLRSTRKRRPTVRRPLPDGSYLTAVLPRRHRARASGQRVEVRVVEAWLTVVLADGTRRTELWRLLTNLLDAERHPADDLLRLYHRRWQAETCYFSLKSTILDGRVLRSRSVPGLEQEIFALLTVYQALVRMAGDVTTATPGLSVQRVSFTVLFQAAADQIIAAPGPARGSTASLIGAIGRAALANLLPEQRRQRLKARYRKTSSKYQFQRDQHPRTVQAYTLDFKMVKDGDIDAGPDG is encoded by the coding sequence TTGCCTCAGAATTCTGTCAGCGTCAGCTCCGGCGCGACAGCCCTGGACGTGTACGCGCCCGGCCATCTGGGCGAGTTGACCGAGATCATCGACCCCGAGTTAGTCGACGCGGTTCTGGAGGACACCGGTGTCCGCACGCAGCGGCTGCGGCTGCTCCCGGCGCGCGTCGTGGTGTACTTCGTGCTGGCCCTCGCCTTCTTCGAGCGATCCTCCTATCAGGCGGTATGGGCCAAACTCACGGCGGGACTGGGCAGCGTGCCCGTGCCCCGCCCGTGCCCCTCGTCGCTGGCACGTGCCCGGCGCCGGCTGGGAAGCGGACCGCTGCGCCACCTGTTCTCGATCCTGGCTGGACCTGTGGCCGACCACCGCCAGTCCTGCGCCTTCTACCAGGGCCTGCGCCTGGTCGCCGTGGACGGCACCACCCTGTCCGCCCCCGACGAGGAAGCAGTGACCTGGCATTTTCGCAAACACATCGGCAGGGTCCGCTCGTTCGGCTACCCGCTGGTGCGCCTGGTGGCCCTCGTGGAGTGCGGCACACGGGCTTTGGTGGACGCGGTCTTCGGACCCGACGACGTCGGCGAACTCGCCTACGCGCGCCGCCTGCTGGGACATCTGGACCCATCGATGCTCCTGCTGGCCGACGCCTACTACGACGCGTTCGACTTCCTTGAAGCCGTGCAGGACACCGGGGCCCGTTTCGTGCTCCGCTCGACCCGCAAGCGGCGCCCGACCGTGCGCCGCCCCCTGCCCGACGGTTCCTACCTCACCGCGGTCCTGCCGCGCCGCCACCGTGCCAGGGCAAGCGGGCAGCGGGTGGAAGTGCGGGTGGTCGAGGCGTGGCTCACCGTCGTCCTCGCCGACGGCACGCGGCGCACGGAGCTGTGGCGGCTGCTGACCAATCTTCTGGATGCCGAACGCCACCCCGCAGACGACCTGCTGCGGCTCTACCACCGGCGCTGGCAGGCGGAGACCTGCTACTTCTCTCTGAAGTCCACGATCCTGGACGGGCGAGTGCTGCGTTCCCGCAGTGTCCCCGGTCTTGAGCAGGAGATCTTCGCACTGCTGACGGTCTACCAGGCGCTGGTCCGCATGGCCGGCGATGTCACGACGGCCACGCCGGGACTGTCTGTTCAGCGGGTGAGCTTCACCGTTCTCTTCCAGGCCGCCGCGGACCAGATCATCGCCGCCCCGGGGCCTGCCCGGGGCAGTACGGCATCGTTGATCGGGGCCATCGGCCGGGCCGCGCTGGCCAACCTCCTCCCCGAACAGCGCCGCCAGCGCCTGAAAGCCCGCTACCGCAAGACGTCCAGCAAGTACCAGTTCCAGCGGGACCAACATCCGCGCACCGTGCAGGCGTACACGCTGGACTTCAAGATGGTCAAGGACGGAGACATTGACGCCGGGCCTGACGGCTAA
- a CDS encoding integrin alpha: MVSLGLAVVGPAGAGSAGAPTAVAAVCTGGVNPDYNGDGIRDIAIADPDATVAGKARAGRIDVVYGGGKGTHRLDQDLAAVPGVAEAGDQFGFSLATFDVNEDGCDDLAVGIPHEAIGTAADSGGVAVLYGSPDGLGQGTASVGYDQGLEAVPGVAETGDWFGYSVAAGTSGGTPFLLIGVPGEDIGSPSLVDAGVAVHVKGSAITDFSQDSTGVPGVVEKDDRFGAQVAATATHFAVSAPGEAIGTDTFAGGVSLFNHTFTEGVPAAVLGLDQDAALSDGTNVFGEAESSDSFGKAMAMVPFRPSGTGTPTESLLAVGVPGEDHPADADGGMVHIFKVTAAGAVSERQRIHQDVADIEGSTEPGDLFGERLVAVNTAPTATSTASTVLLAVGAPGEDLGDDRDAGGVQTFPLVGAPGDGDLFIEQGTAGTGGDVGPQEYFGTALGATSASLYLGVPYGPAAERAVYALPWANVAPGGGTGTVQSWRPGEGGIPAADVTAFGAVIR; encoded by the coding sequence ATGGTGTCCCTGGGGCTCGCGGTGGTGGGGCCGGCTGGAGCGGGATCCGCCGGGGCGCCGACCGCGGTTGCGGCGGTGTGTACCGGCGGGGTCAACCCGGACTACAACGGTGACGGCATCCGTGACATCGCGATAGCCGATCCCGATGCCACGGTGGCGGGCAAGGCCCGCGCAGGCCGCATCGATGTCGTGTACGGCGGCGGCAAGGGCACCCATCGGCTGGATCAGGATCTTGCCGCAGTGCCTGGAGTGGCGGAGGCGGGTGACCAGTTCGGATTCAGCCTGGCGACGTTCGACGTGAACGAGGACGGCTGTGACGACTTGGCGGTCGGCATTCCGCACGAGGCGATCGGCACCGCAGCCGACTCCGGAGGCGTCGCCGTGCTCTACGGTTCGCCGGACGGTCTCGGCCAGGGCACGGCGTCCGTGGGCTACGACCAGGGTCTGGAAGCCGTTCCGGGCGTTGCCGAGACAGGCGACTGGTTCGGGTACTCCGTTGCTGCCGGCACCAGTGGCGGTACGCCCTTCCTGCTCATCGGCGTTCCGGGCGAGGACATCGGCTCGCCCTCCCTGGTGGACGCGGGCGTCGCGGTCCACGTGAAGGGCAGCGCGATCACCGACTTCAGCCAGGACTCGACCGGCGTCCCCGGCGTGGTCGAGAAGGACGACCGGTTCGGAGCCCAGGTCGCCGCCACCGCAACCCACTTCGCGGTCTCGGCGCCGGGCGAGGCCATCGGGACCGACACTTTCGCTGGCGGGGTCTCGCTGTTCAACCACACCTTCACCGAGGGTGTGCCCGCCGCAGTACTCGGCCTGGACCAGGACGCCGCACTCAGCGATGGCACCAACGTCTTCGGCGAGGCCGAGTCCAGCGACAGTTTCGGCAAGGCTATGGCGATGGTGCCCTTCCGGCCCTCGGGCACGGGCACGCCCACCGAGTCGCTGTTGGCCGTCGGGGTGCCCGGCGAGGACCACCCCGCCGATGCCGACGGCGGCATGGTGCACATCTTCAAAGTGACCGCGGCGGGCGCTGTCAGCGAGCGCCAGCGCATTCATCAGGACGTCGCCGACATCGAGGGCAGCACGGAACCGGGTGACCTGTTTGGTGAGCGACTCGTTGCCGTCAACACCGCTCCGACTGCTACCTCCACCGCCTCCACCGTGCTCCTCGCGGTCGGTGCCCCTGGAGAGGATCTCGGCGACGACCGTGACGCCGGCGGTGTGCAGACCTTCCCGTTGGTCGGCGCGCCGGGCGACGGTGACCTGTTCATCGAGCAGGGAACTGCCGGGACAGGCGGGGACGTTGGTCCGCAGGAGTACTTCGGCACCGCCCTTGGCGCGACGAGCGCTTCGCTGTATCTCGGTGTCCCCTATGGCCCTGCCGCAGAACGGGCCGTGTACGCGCTGCCTTGGGCCAATGTCGCCCCCGGCGGCGGCACGGGCACGGTGCAGAGCTGGCGGCCGGGCGAGGGCGGCATCCCCGCGGCCGATGTGACGGCCTTTGGAGCGGTGATCCGATGA
- a CDS encoding LamG domain-containing protein, whose protein sequence is MNAEKNRKKKMWCRAGTPTVVALAAAGLVATGVTGLPTEYGDVGPQAAPVAVTSAALKAAVDEGVSTEAEARAAAQKSGQSVEVTGLRQERRTVVANSDGTFSAKEFVEPVRTWQGGQWADIDESLVRRADGTWAPRATTADVTFSAGGEGPFARIRVAGRELALSWPGGDLPKPVIDGDSATYENVLPDVDLVVQAEPDGFGHLVVVNTPEAAQNPDLARFEIGVDTKALTLHETSSGALRALDSSSQGVVLEAGSPVMWDAGDGGDTSTTTARTAAFGTASVSAAGGLEPPPDAATAPVEMEVGQDKLTLIPSQDLLTDPETSFPVVIDPIEKTTSRTSWTSVMKGMPNEQDWKFSGSAGMGKCPIDYQPIACNGVDVRRLMYTMPTSFYKGKDILEATFAVRVAHIYNATPEDEPVRLYRVGGKNFGISSSTDWGNTDTLWDSHIMTVDKAVSPVSCSSAPNLRFESGKGGALTQELQTAATGSWTQMTFGLRAADEGDLHEWKRMCGNAVLEVTYNRPPAKVSMKEMWTSPGGVCATSTGAVRSQHVDELPKLLVIPHDPDHSKDEAEPVKVRFRVEWTDKDGKEQQYEKDTPYSSPTGAKFEHKIKVPKGKPAIPENGKVYWSAAVYDKATWGPWSWEGESAVRCEFVMDRNVPGKPDVDSKEFPEDKSGELGVGETGTFTFSPNLGDKFDNDVSRYSYDFTKDTAAPKNITPSSPTAPVSVQFTPPAIGTVVLEVTSYDAANNPSAPAVYSFVVKEGKSVAGQWNLGDDPVPSAEGRHVKDESDNSRAATVGAGVSFTTKDGPGGAADRAARLDGTADAYLSTDSSVVDTAKGFSVSAWVRPTALDKDGVVVSQDGAGEPGFTLGYDAVAKNWSFGVPANDVESLGEWRATVTTSATCKDSTTKPVCPNEWVHLTGTYDPANGQLQLYVNGELKKTVARQSTWSARGALQIGRSVAKYGYSRNFTGDIAEVRAYDRLTPAAEIKSMLTVKPARKGYWPLDTVASGTSPDLVGGRALTLGGGATLFQQKPEEVVEGPYPLVTSMGEQGAVPGGDLVLADNGYAATSSAPVSADGSFTVAARVRVAAESDTTDQTLFALTGTKTNRFLVRYTKYTADNPYGHWELVVPASDATAATALTIPDDQAGDPTLDGGQHIAVVYDGLTKRLRLYVDGQLADADNSSKHKIGYWAAGGGLQIGRAKSGTGWADHLSGEVDDIRIYTGAADAVAIGWMAERLAQPDL, encoded by the coding sequence ATGAACGCGGAGAAGAACCGCAAGAAGAAGATGTGGTGTCGTGCCGGGACGCCGACCGTTGTGGCGCTCGCGGCGGCCGGGCTCGTGGCGACCGGAGTGACGGGCCTTCCCACGGAATACGGGGACGTCGGGCCCCAGGCCGCGCCGGTGGCCGTAACCTCCGCCGCGCTGAAGGCGGCCGTCGATGAGGGTGTGTCCACCGAGGCGGAGGCGCGGGCAGCCGCCCAGAAGTCGGGTCAGAGTGTCGAGGTGACGGGTCTTCGGCAGGAGCGTCGCACCGTCGTGGCGAACAGCGACGGCACTTTCAGTGCCAAGGAGTTCGTCGAGCCGGTGCGCACCTGGCAGGGCGGGCAGTGGGCGGACATCGACGAGTCCCTCGTCCGGCGCGCCGACGGCACCTGGGCACCGAGGGCCACCACGGCCGATGTCACCTTCTCCGCCGGCGGCGAAGGGCCGTTCGCCCGGATACGTGTCGCCGGGCGCGAACTCGCCCTGTCCTGGCCGGGCGGAGACCTGCCGAAGCCGGTGATCGACGGCGACTCGGCGACGTACGAGAACGTGTTGCCCGATGTGGACCTGGTCGTGCAGGCCGAGCCGGACGGTTTCGGTCACCTCGTCGTGGTCAACACACCTGAGGCCGCGCAGAACCCGGATCTCGCCCGCTTCGAAATCGGCGTGGATACCAAGGCTCTGACCCTCCACGAGACGTCCTCCGGGGCGCTGCGTGCGCTGGACAGCAGTTCCCAGGGTGTGGTCCTGGAGGCTGGTTCCCCTGTCATGTGGGACGCGGGCGACGGGGGCGACACTTCCACGACGACCGCCCGGACCGCGGCTTTCGGTACCGCGTCCGTGAGCGCCGCCGGTGGCCTCGAACCGCCTCCGGACGCCGCGACCGCGCCGGTCGAGATGGAGGTCGGGCAGGACAAGTTGACGCTGATCCCGTCCCAGGACCTGCTGACCGACCCCGAGACCAGCTTTCCGGTGGTGATCGATCCGATCGAGAAGACCACCAGCCGTACGTCCTGGACGTCGGTGATGAAGGGCATGCCGAACGAGCAGGACTGGAAGTTCAGCGGTTCGGCGGGCATGGGCAAGTGCCCCATCGACTACCAGCCGATCGCCTGCAACGGCGTCGACGTGCGTCGGCTCATGTACACGATGCCCACCTCCTTCTACAAGGGGAAGGACATTCTGGAGGCCACCTTCGCGGTGCGCGTCGCCCACATCTACAACGCGACCCCGGAGGACGAGCCCGTACGCCTGTATCGCGTCGGCGGTAAGAACTTCGGTATCTCCTCGTCCACGGACTGGGGGAACACGGACACCCTGTGGGACAGCCACATCATGACGGTGGACAAGGCGGTCTCGCCGGTGTCCTGTTCGAGTGCTCCCAACCTGCGTTTCGAGTCCGGCAAGGGCGGCGCGCTCACACAGGAGCTGCAGACCGCGGCCACCGGATCCTGGACGCAGATGACGTTCGGCCTGCGGGCCGCGGACGAGGGCGATCTGCACGAGTGGAAGCGGATGTGTGGCAACGCCGTCCTGGAGGTCACCTACAACCGGCCTCCCGCGAAGGTCTCCATGAAGGAGATGTGGACCAGCCCCGGCGGTGTGTGTGCCACCTCCACCGGGGCGGTCCGCAGTCAGCACGTCGACGAACTGCCCAAGTTGCTGGTCATCCCGCACGACCCGGACCACTCCAAGGACGAGGCCGAACCCGTCAAGGTGCGCTTCCGGGTGGAGTGGACCGATAAGGACGGCAAGGAGCAGCAGTACGAGAAGGACACTCCCTACTCGTCTCCGACCGGTGCCAAGTTCGAGCACAAGATCAAGGTGCCGAAGGGCAAGCCCGCGATCCCGGAGAACGGCAAGGTCTACTGGTCGGCCGCGGTCTACGACAAGGCCACCTGGGGGCCGTGGAGCTGGGAGGGTGAATCCGCCGTGCGCTGCGAGTTCGTCATGGACCGCAATGTGCCGGGGAAGCCGGACGTCGATTCCAAGGAGTTCCCCGAGGACAAGTCCGGTGAACTCGGCGTCGGCGAGACGGGCACCTTCACCTTCTCGCCCAACCTCGGTGACAAGTTCGACAACGATGTGAGCCGCTACTCCTACGACTTCACCAAGGACACCGCCGCCCCCAAGAACATCACGCCGTCCTCCCCGACGGCCCCGGTCTCGGTGCAGTTCACACCGCCCGCGATCGGTACGGTGGTACTGGAGGTCACGTCGTACGACGCGGCCAACAACCCCAGTGCCCCGGCTGTCTACTCCTTCGTGGTCAAGGAGGGAAAGAGCGTCGCCGGCCAGTGGAACCTCGGCGACGACCCCGTGCCCTCCGCGGAGGGCCGGCACGTCAAGGACGAGAGTGACAACAGCCGTGCCGCGACCGTGGGTGCCGGTGTCAGCTTCACGACCAAGGACGGCCCTGGCGGTGCGGCGGACCGCGCGGCCCGCCTGGACGGCACAGCCGACGCCTACCTGAGTACGGACTCTTCCGTCGTGGACACCGCGAAGGGCTTCTCGGTCAGCGCCTGGGTGCGGCCCACCGCACTCGACAAGGACGGCGTGGTGGTCAGCCAGGACGGCGCCGGCGAACCCGGCTTCACCCTTGGCTACGACGCCGTGGCCAAGAACTGGTCGTTCGGCGTCCCGGCCAACGACGTCGAGTCCCTCGGCGAATGGCGGGCCACCGTGACGACCAGCGCCACCTGCAAGGACAGCACCACCAAGCCGGTCTGCCCGAACGAGTGGGTCCACCTGACCGGGACCTACGACCCGGCGAACGGGCAGCTCCAGCTGTACGTCAACGGCGAGCTGAAGAAGACGGTCGCGCGACAGTCCACCTGGTCGGCCCGCGGTGCCCTGCAGATCGGCCGGTCGGTGGCCAAGTACGGCTACAGCCGCAACTTCACTGGCGACATCGCAGAGGTCCGCGCCTACGACCGGCTCACCCCGGCCGCCGAGATCAAGTCGATGCTCACCGTGAAACCGGCCCGAAAGGGCTACTGGCCCCTCGACACGGTTGCCTCCGGCACAAGCCCGGACCTCGTGGGAGGCCGCGCCCTGACACTGGGCGGCGGCGCCACCCTCTTCCAGCAGAAGCCGGAAGAGGTGGTCGAGGGACCGTATCCGCTGGTCACCTCCATGGGGGAGCAGGGCGCGGTGCCGGGCGGCGATCTGGTGCTCGCTGACAATGGGTACGCGGCCACGTCATCGGCACCTGTCAGCGCGGACGGCAGCTTCACCGTCGCCGCCCGGGTCCGGGTGGCTGCCGAGTCGGACACCACCGACCAGACCCTGTTCGCGCTCACGGGAACCAAGACCAACCGTTTCCTGGTCCGCTACACGAAGTACACCGCGGACAACCCATACGGGCACTGGGAGTTGGTGGTCCCGGCCAGTGACGCCACGGCGGCCACGGCTCTGACCATCCCCGACGACCAGGCGGGAGACCCGACGCTCGACGGCGGCCAGCACATCGCCGTCGTCTACGACGGCCTCACCAAGCGACTGCGCCTCTACGTCGACGGACAACTCGCCGACGCCGACAACTCTTCCAAGCACAAGATCGGTTACTGGGCGGCCGGCGGCGGGCTGCAGATCGGCCGTGCCAAGTCCGGTACCGGTTGGGCCGATCACCTCAGCGGCGAGGTCGACGACATCCGGATCTACACAGGGGCCGCCGACGCGGTCGCGATCGGTTGGATGGCCGAAAGGCTGGCACAGCCGGACCTGTGA